Below is a genomic region from Gasterosteus aculeatus chromosome 2, fGasAcu3.hap1.1, whole genome shotgun sequence.
tcttcctccaccttcacAACTTGGATGCCGTCCAAGGAGACGGAGAGTGGACGGAGAAAGGGACAGCGGCGAGGTGGCGGCGCGAAGACGTGGCGTGATCAGAGCTGCTGGgcgagagggagaagatgaaggtgGACAGATGGACACGCTGAAGACAGGAACACGTGCGGCGAGGCACGTAGAAGAGGGACAGACAAACATGAGCtcatttttgaaataaaataaagagcgAGACATTCACAGGTAACAGCTTTGACGCGTTGCTTTTTCTAATTGCATGCCTGCCTCTGCCTAGcggcgtgtgcacgtgtgcataagtgtgtgtgctggtgttaTTTTTGTCCGTGACCGCCTTGTTGATGGGCTGCCACCCCGGCTTGTCCCGGAAGGGCTGCCAGCTCCGTCGGATTGGGGATTAACCCCGGGATAATGGCCTTGATGCCCAGTTGAGTGGAAGCAAAGCTGTTTAAAAAATATTGGCTGCCTGAGTCACTCTCccttcctgtcccccccccccccccccctttttttcagcCTTTATCTTAGTAGCTTTGCCATCTCTGCCTTTTctgttccctttcttttttaatctgttATCCAATTTTTGGAGTCGTCCTCTGGcgttttctccctttttcccccccattgtTTTTCTGGCATGTTTGCTTTTCATGCCAGTCACATTCATCACACATTCGagattatacaaaataaaagcagcaaactTTTTAAGCCCACTGCaactttcttcatttctttaaGTAGAACTAATAGATCTCATTCTGGCAAATACACTAATGGCTGCGCTCTGTCATGTTGTTGAAGAAAAGTGCCTCCACGTCCAGCGGAATATCATCTGAATTCAACTTATGCTTGCCGTCATTTTCCCCCACGTATTTCTCTCTAATTATGTGGGAAAATGCCTCAGAGATATTAGCATAAAACCAGGGAGATTCTCTTATTCTCTTTCTCGAGGCTCGCATCGTTTATTTTACTATGGCTCAAGCTTTAAATAATACATGATTCATTTAGTGTTTGGCTTTTCCACACCAGCTGCCTGCTGCGATACGGCAGCGTTACGTTGCTTTTTTACTTAAGCTGATGCAACGTTGTAGCTGAGGCCGAGGTGGTTGACAATATAAATGGCAACTCTTGGTCACCAAATCCTGACTTtacacccccccttcctccctcttcacATTCGTTCACTTCTTCAATCTCCGGACAGTTTGCACTGAATCCGTTGTGCTGATTTTAAACAACGACGCCAAGATAGTGAAAGTCAAGATGTGAAAAGAAGGGAATTCGGTGCCAGTAGACGATCCTTTTAAAGTGGAGGTGATACTAAGCGATAACGCGTCGGGATGTATGAAGATTGGAGATGGAGTCAGCTGACAAACTCTCCTGATATGTATCATTTGATTTGAACGGAATAGAACTTTTAGAACGTTTAGAGACGAAGACACGGAGGACTCGTTCAGAGGACGGCGGCGCGGTGGAGACCTTCCAATGACAAAgaggccccgccctaaagcgtacCTGGCTTTATAGTCGATTTAACTCCAGTAAATGCCAGTgcagaaatgcaaaataaaaacaattacgTTTGGTATTTCCTGCGTTAGCAGAAACCAGTTTACACATCAAGCgtctctttttaaatgtcagtttCCCCCCCTTTATTTATTGAtgggatttatttaattatttcaatCCAGCACGAGGGTCCCTGCGAACCGCCCGTCCAACCAAAGTCCCTTTTATCAAATAATGAGCAGAACTGTTAAATTCGTCGAGCAGAAGGCCACAATTTGAATGTAGAGTGATTAACTTGGGTGGCAATTTTGCGAGCAGCGCGCCGGCCACTCGATTATAATTCGCTCTGACAGCCAACTGCAATCccttagtttaaaataaatacaactgaATGCGTGTGAAAGCGGTTGCTAAAAACCCACCCAAGGAACCTggtgccctccctccctctcccctccctcccccactggCGGAGAAGTGGCTTCGAGGGACAAGCCGCCTTACCGGAGGACACAAGGAGGAGGACGCCCGTCCGCTCACTCCATCACACGTCCCGCCTCCTCAGTCTCTGCTCTCTGATGTGATCGGCTCCGCTAAGCGTGTGAACGTGTGCGTTTTAGGGGGTCCTGCGTGTGCGTtgaggggctgtgtgtgtgtttgtgggtgagCGAGGGGGGGGTTAAGGAGGGCCGTCACTTCTGATAAGGCCTCAGAAGGGTGACGGGGGACTGGGAGCCCTGGCGGCACGCCGGACTGAGACAAATAAGACCACAAGTAAGCGCTCACACACCGTCAGTCCTGATGAGTTTTTCCTGCTCTCTTTATTTCATGGTGGATTTTCATAGAGGGATGAAAAGCGTCTTTCTGCGCTGGGTGAggccctgaaagcagctttaGCTCTGCAGCCTTGGTGAGGCTGCTGCAGATACGCTTCAGATGAGACAAAGAcaacgctctctttctacctttGTGTTGGACAAGttcattttttatctttctttcCCATCTTTTGTCATGTGTATgtgtggagagaaaaaagagcTTGTGTTGCATCAAGGCCGTAGTCACGTGATGTAGTTGTGGTCCTGGAGGTGGTCTAAGCTCTCTGGAGAAATGGATCAGAATCAGAAAGTATTTACAAAAGACTTACAAAAAAAtgtgtacatacatgtacacacacacacacgcctaaaTACGCATATCAGTGTTTCAggcagtaaaaacacacactttcttcccttttttaaatttgaactTTATATATTTACCTGTATTCattctgatatatatatatatattatatatgaagCGGTTGCTAAGGAATCGAGCATAAAAAAATAGCGTGTTTGCTTTAATTCATCGTGGTTCTCGTggtgaaaatgttatttttcatgtttacgtttaaaaaaggaatgtgATGAACCCTTTGGTGGATTTCTCTCAATAGATGACTTTGAAAGCACTACgggagtgtttttttgtgggCGTGTACGTAGCTGAGACCGGGTCCCGCCGGATGGGGGTCTCTGACTGGAGGGAATGGGACTTAAACAAGCCAATTAGCCAAGCAGAGAGTTCGGAGGTCAAGGGTCATCCCATTAAAGTTTCTCTTTGTGCCTCACTACTAACTCAGTATGTCCTCTTAGTCTGTCGAAGCCATAAATCTGATTAGAGCcccccgacacccccccccccctctctctgctgtCGTTTCACCCTCCACTGatcattgtttttgttaaatttgAGGCACCATTTAACACGTCTTTGGTTTGGAAtcgcgccacacacacacacacacacacacacacacacacacacacacacacacacacacacaagcaaacaaacgCGCTTCGGCGAAGAAATCCCAGTGCTCCCCTTTGTAACCACTGAGCAGCTTCTTTATCGTTGGACACACAGAACGAGAAACCGCACTAACGAACTTTAATCCCAGTTGCTGAGACTTACTCTCACGTACGCTACTCTGATGCCATCGCACTAGTTTGCGTTCAGGTCTTGAGGAACGTTGCACTGTCGCCGGAAAAAGATTCCGAGTGAAGTGAGCACCGCCCAGTTAGACTCCACCTTCGTATCGAGGCGCATATCTTGATTttagttgttttcttctcctTGAATTTGAGCAAATGGAGCCTTTAAGTTCCCGGTCATTAGCACGTTGCTGTTGCCCGCCGATCGTCGGGCCCGTGGCGGACGGGGACGGAGGTGGGAGCCGACGGAGGAGGAAGCGGGGCGCCTTGAAGGACCCTCGCCCTCGTTCAAAAAGGCGTGGGGCCAATGGCGGCCTCATTCCAGCTGCAGCTGGCTTCCTTTCACTGCTTCCTCTGAGCTACTGTATTATTTTTCTACAAATGAGCCCCGCTGACCGcggtggacccccccccccaattcccccgaccccccgacccacCGACCCCCCCGTGTTTCACCCTCCGACACTGGCTGGAAAATATAGAAAACCAGGAAGAGAAAAACCGGTATTGAGGTATTTCTCAGGGAATAAATGACCTCCTCTGTGCTACGGATGTTCTGAGAAGGAGACTATAGAACGTGTAAGTCGATGTTCCAGTGGCCCTGAGAGAAGAATGGCGGGGGGTTCGGGGGTTGCGGGGGGTCGGGAGTTGCGGCAGGGGGGGCTGAAAGTGAAAGGTAAATACTCTCAATGCCTCCATCAGGGCAACGCGGAGAGGAACCTCGAGGTCGGGCCGCCCAATAGAAGTGAGTGAGCCGGAGGATAAAGGCGCTTCCGTCAAAAGGTGCCTTTTGAGGCCCCCCGAGGAACGCCGTTATCCTGCATCTTCATccgttcctcttcctcacagtTCTGCTCTCCGCCCCGGGCTGAAGACAAACGCCGGTCGAAGCGGCGAGCGAGTGAGCTCCGTCCATAGGTGGTGTGTTTGTCCCGGGCGGACGTGGGAGACGGCCGATGGATTTATCTGATCTCACAAGCCATCAGGTTGAGCGGAGCTCGGCTAAACACGACCTGAAGTGTgccggcacccccccccccccccgagcaaaCGCCGCTGTCACCTCGGCCCACCCGGCCTGTCAGCTCTCGCGACGGCCCACGAGAGCCGACAGCTGTGGCGTCCCCAAAACAAATCACCGCCGCGTCCGGTGACACTCCGCGTCCCCGCgatttagccccccccccccgccaagaCGAGAGCGGGAGCGGCGGCCGCTAATGCTCCGGCTAATGCGCTGcccgcgcgcgcgtgtgtgcggtTTGCTAACGCGGTTTATCCTCGTTTCTCTGAACGGGTCGACTTAGAGCGATGCTCatgtctccctttgtctccttgtgATCGCCTCGATGGCCTTCGCCTGTGTGAGCTCGCTACCTGCAcacaatgagggggggggggggacacaggtgATAATAAAAGCCTGAGGAATATGAGAATAATGATTATAGAGGTGTGATGATAGATCTGAGGTCTCGAGTTTGGCATTTCGTATCTTTATACCCGTCACCATCGGACCGTTGCCGTTTTGATATTGGGCCTTCGCCGTCTTTCTTTCTGGCCGCTGTCTTCTCGTCTTTCGGGTCGTCTCCTTCTTCGTTTACTGCAATCTGTAAGTGACACGAGCGGGTGGAGATCAGATTCTGTGTGatcaatttttaaaaaattaACGACGACACAAAAGAGGCCTAAAGATGCCAGAATCAGATCAACTCCCAGACGGGACAAAGGCCTCAGtggccacctgtcaatcaccggTCGAGTGAGAGGTTTCTGTCTGTCCGGAGGagtcgcgcccccccccccccgatggacGCTGCAGGCTTAAGTCACTTCGGCCGTGGCTTCACTGACGGCCGCGCATTTTCACAAAttggattcttttctcttctGTAGTTttcaggaacaaaaaaaaaaccacattcGCAACCCAGACGGAAAAACCGCACCAGATCAAAAAAACGCAGAGGTGAAGGTTCAAAAGTGACTCTGCCGTCTTAACTAGACAATTGATTGGATACTCGGTCGCCgagagagatgaagaaaagaaaaacaaggaagTGCGCCTGTGtttattgatacatttttaatggTAAAGTGGTTTGTGCTAAATGAggtgtttttctccctctcaaCCGCTTTGTGAAAGTGTCACGCTTTTTAACTGACATTTTTAatgagcacacacactctctgtcacacacacacacacacacaaatgaacctGTCAGACACGGTTTAAACACAAGAGATTTTTGACTATTTGTTACTGGGCTGTTTTTAGACATCAAACTACAGCGGCTGAGATGTGGTTTCTATTGATGTCATTGTTTTTATGCCTCATTCATCACTGAGATACACCGGCTCGTCTTTAAAGGAGTGGCGCGGCTAaatttgctccccccccccccaaaagaaccCTCTGTTTTAAGCTACATCCATTACTTACAGGGTGTGGACTTGGGAGAGAAAAGCCCGgatatgttttctttaaaacgGGTTTAGATCTCATTTCTCCTTCAGTCTGGATCCAACACTTTGACTCTAAGCGCCGTCTTTCGTCTCTCCCTGCAGACGTTTTGGAGGAGAGGCCATTGCTCAGCTACACAGATGAACAACAGGAAGGAGGACATGGAGATCTCCTCTCACTACCGCCAGCTCCTCCGAGAGCTCAACGAGCAGCGGCAGCACGGCATCCTCTGCGACGCCTGCGTCATCGTGGACGGAAAGATCTTCAAGGCCCATAAGAACGTCCTCCTGGGCTCCTCGCGCTACTTCAAGACCCTTTACTGTCAGGTGAGGGACTGCTACAGGGGGCGGGGGAGTCAGATCTTAGTTGTGTTTTGCCCTTGGAGATGTTTAACAATCTTTCTTGACCCTCCAGGTTAAAAAAGGGGCGGAGCCTCACCACCAGACCACTGTCACTCACCTGGACATCGTCACGGCCACGGGCTTCAAAGCCATACTGGACTTCATGTACTCGGCGCACCTGGCCCTCACCAGCAAGAACGTGATCGAGGTGATGTCGGCCGCCAGCTACCTGCAGATGACGGACATTGTCCAGGCGTGCCACAGCTTCATCAAGGCGGCGCTGGACATCAGCATCCGCTCCGAGATGGCCGACGAGCTGGCCGAGTTCGAGATGGGAGCGGTCGCGGCCGCCGGCGTGAGCgcgggcggcggcggaggaggaggggtgggcgCAGGAGGAGCCGGGGGCGGAGCGggtttaggaggaggaggaggaggaactggtggtggcggcggcggcggtgtaGGAGGAGGGATCATGGGCATGGCGTCTGAAGCCCTGGCCTCCATCATGTCTGGTCGCAGCACCTCGCCTTGGCTGGCGCGCCGAACCAGCCCGGCCAACTCTTCGGGGGACTCGGCCATCGCCAGCTGCCACGAGGGCGGCAGCACGTACGGCAAGGAGGACCAAGAGCCCCCCAAGAGCCACGAGAGCCAGGAGGAGGCCTGCCACGACTCCCAGCCCGCCTGGCCGCACGACTACAGGCCCGTGAGCGTCAAAGAGGAGCAGGtgtcccccgcctcctcctcgcatCCGCGGGACACTCACAGAGGGGCGGCCCAGGGCCAAGGGGGGGAGCAAGGGGCCGGAGGCGCCGGAGCGGGAGGCGGCGAGGGGCCCTGGCAGCCCATGTCGGTGTCAGGGCGGAGGAAGAACAGGAAGAACAAGGACACCGTCAGGCATATTACCCAGCAGGCCGAGAGGAACTGGGACAGGGAGCGGGACAGGGAGAGAGACCGGGACAGTAGGCCCGGATCTCCTCTGCCCACCATGCTGGCCGTGGCGGGATGGAACTACAGCGGACAGGACATCCCAGGTAAGGCGACCAAGCCGCCTCCTGTCTTTGGAAAGTGCTCCTGCATATTTATTGCAAGAGGGTTGGAACAGACGGTGAAGGCTATTTCAGGTCCACGCATTGTTTTTAAATCGGATTTGCTGCTTAGTTTATTAGTTTACAACAGGTGGAATCCTCTTTGATTGACTTTTAAAATAGGAGGGATGGACGAAGGCCATAAGAAAGCACTTCTTTCTAGGAAAAGATTGGGATTGTGATTGAGGACTTTGAGTCTTATGAGCCATGAGTGGCTTGCGGGTTTCAGACGCCTACTTAGTTATCCAAATTGCGTAATTAGTGAACGACTGGTGAAGTAATCGGGTTAGAATAGATATTTAAGTGAGTGTTGCATCAAAACCCAAGTAGGATCTAATTCAAAAAGACACTGTCAGCAGTGGCGGTCAAACTGCCGCGTTGACGTGAGTGCCCGTGACGCCGCAGATTGCACGTGCACTCGCCGCTTCGAACATCTCAACCAATCTGAGGCGTCGCTGGTGTGCAAAACGACCTCTTTTTGCTCCTCCGGGTTTGAGATTAAGGAGCTTCCACCCTAACGTGTCGGGCCTAAGGTGATTATCTCAAATCTCGAGGCGTGAAGGGAAGCCTGCGTGGATGCAGACGGATAACACGATAACCTGCAGTTTATGtaactcacactcccacataaacaagcaaacctgagcacaaacacactcgaGCCCACGTGTTTGCTTTTGAGAAAGTGTCTCTTGATCCTCAGCTTTGCAGAATTGTTTTGTGAACTCCATTACTGTAAAAAACTAATGCATGAAAAACacttagctgtgtgtgtgtgtgtgtgtgtgtgtgtgtgtgtgtgtgcgagcgccgCGGGGCCCGAGGCGTCGATAGGTAGATCATTAAAAGTAAGAGAAGCTAATCCTGGGCGCATTAAGGGAGTTGGCTGTGAAATGGGCACACGCGTCGCGCAGCGTAAGAAAACAGGATAATTGAATTGACCTGGGTCACCGCGCGGATTACCAGCGCGTCCTCGCCATCtttggctcctccccccccccccccctctctctctctctctctcaagggTTTCGGGAAGGACCTTCTGGAAAGGGCAAGacgagggaaagggagagagagagagggggggcatcCGTACGAGCTTATGAGGATTTGTCTTATTTGCTCCTAAGTGTCCTTAGTCCCGGATTTTGTGCCCCGCAGTCAGACATCGTTACGGTGGCCAGGTACATCTCGTCTCGAGCCTCAGAGCCACGCACAGTCGCACAgtcgcacaaacgcacacaaagccAATGGCCAGTTTCCCGTGTTCTGCGCCACGGTAGTTTTGGTCCCCGGCTGAAGCGTTGCAGAGAAAGGAGCCGTCGTCTCCCCTAAAGGTCAGAGGAAGTCGCCGGCGTAAACTCAGCCACCAAAAGAAAGTCAACCGGCGCTTTGGGGACGCAGTGTCCCACAATGGAGGAGAGCCTTTTGTATCGTGAGGTTCACCAACCGTGCGTCACTACTCCAAAGGGGCACATCTCCTCCATACATAGGGGTAGCCTATGTGTGTTtaggtctgggggggggggtcgctgaaCAGGTTTCGTGAGGCCTTTGTTGCATCGGCGTGATATTCTTCGGTTGCGGTTGAGTGCTCCTCTGTCGATGCGATGCCTTtaggttgctgttgttgtttttcttttgacccAGTCGGGGTGAAAGAAACAAGCAGGATCCCTGAAGGCTTATGAGAGTTTGGAGACTTAAGTCTTAAGTCTCCTTAAGTCCGGATCTTGTCACCTTGAGGAGAAGATCCGAATCAGATGTACGGGCATCTGGCAGAGCCACGGATTTAGAAAGTGATGTACAATTCTATTTAAAGTCCCTAATCACAACAATGACAGCGTTGCAAGGTGGGAGGGGGTCGACAACAAAGAGCTGTCAGGTAGTCTGACAGACTCCTCTCGACAAGAAACCACTGATTGATATGGAAAATAGCATCGACTGGATAATATAGAAAGACAATGAATGATGGATTTATTCCTCCAATACGAATCTGCGTCCTCGCTGACGATCCGCATTCGCTGCTTTTATGGATTTCTGTCGGTTAATTGAGAAATTGACCATCTCGACCGTTACCCCTGGATGTTATTGTGGCACACGGTTTTTTGTTGCGTCACGTCCTATTGTTGGTTCCCAATAAAGTGATGTGGTATAAAGGAGAGAGGGCACCTTCAGTCTGAGATTACCTTAATTGCATCATTCTTTATTGATGAAGCTCtcggactctctctctctctctgtccctctgtctgtctattcACCTGTGATCGGTGTCCGTGGCTGCGCGGCGCTGTGATGTCAGGGTGGCGTTCAGGCTGTGTGTGCAGAGGGCTCAGGGTGGCGGCGTGCAGCCCGCTCTGAGGCGTTTGCGTCCCCTTGTTGACGCAAACAGCTGCGGGAATTAGGATTTGTTTTCTCTAGATCCCCTTCGCTCGCAAACATCTGCTGTGTTCATTTGATGTCATttgccgtctctctccctctgtcgctCACACTCGATCTCGCTCTTTCTGGCGCTCTCGTCTCGGCGGCTGAAAACTTGTGAATTGTGTGAGAAAGAGTAAAAATCAGCACGGCTTGGTTTCTCAGCAACGTGTGATcatgtgcatttatttttcttgctcAACGATATATTAGAGGTGACGTTTATTTCTTCTCTACTTCCCCTGTCTGCTCATGTCATGAAGCGTTAAATAATTACCTACTTATTTTTAGTATGGCCTCCCGCTGCGTCCTCCAGACTTGGATTAAAAAGCAGCTGCAAATCAAAGTGTTTTGAAGTATCAAACGTGAAGCTTTTATCAAAAAACAAGTCTGTATATTTTGTGGTTCGCCGCCTCGTACCAGCCTCTCTTCTTCTAGTCCTCACAGCGCTGAAGCCACTAAGTACAACATTATACTATAACATGAATCATCACTTACTAAATGAagaagactgagaccataaacacgtttacaatgttcactgagggaataaatccacagagaagtagagtcatgttctcatagacgtctatgggagcagaggagtcgccccctgctggtcactacagagaagtagagtcatttcctcatagacgtctatgggagcagaggagtcgccccctgctggtcactgcagagaagtagagtcatttcctcatagacgtctatgggagcagaggagtcgccccctgctggtcactacagagaagtagagtcatttcctcatagacgtctatgggagcagaggagtcgccccctgctggtcactacagagaagtagagtcatttcctcatagacgtctatgggagcagaggagtcgccccctgctggtcactacagagaagtagagtcatttcctcatagacgtctatgggagcagaggagtcgccccctgctggtcgctgcgcagaatgcagctttatggCACAATTTTCAGTGGAGTTTTCTCCCCCCTTTAAACTACAGCTGGCACAGATGTAGTCTGGTAAAACATGCTGCCCTGCTATATTTCGTGACTATATTAATTTGCTGTTCAGCTCCAATCCTTTCTCATCTAGTCAGGAGGATCTTtccgtttgtaaatgtgttgttttgtcctcaCTTTCTGCAGTATGCATCTAGTTCCCTCAAAAGTCGATGCTATTATTTCGTTCTGTTGAAGCCGGTGTCCCGTCTTTGACAGACAGACTTTTTGGCACCTTCACTGTCGGGCCGAGAGGACCGGCCAACGAAAACATCACTTTAACGATTACTTTCTTACTTCCTTTTTACTTACGGGGAAAACACCAACCTGATCTTTCTCCCACATCGtaacacaacttttttttcacccctcgtattgaaaaagaaagatgCTCTCGTACACACAAGCACAAGCACGCACATCGTGACCTTTTAGTGGCAGCTTGGGGGATTTTGGCAATCCGTTACATGGCCGGTGTgatgtacacacgcacacacgcacacacacacacacacgcacacgcacagcttAGAGCATCTGATTATGTAGACGTGAACAGTTCAATCACATGTGGGTTGTTCTTTCCACTTCCCTCCAGCTGTTTGCACATTGATTGCATCGAGAATCTTTTCTGAAATCCGACATCTTTATCTGAGTCTGTGGCCTCCGAGTTCCCCTCAACCGCCAGCACGCACACGCTGACGCacaaccgacacacacacacacacgcagagacaccGAGGAAATAAAAGTGAAACTGTTTGCCGGTGTACTGTTTCTTccatgttttggcttgtttgagCGGATTCTCCCCCGGACTTCCctgactgcccccccctctcctcccgaaGTTGCACTTTAAGTTGCTCAAAACTTTCTCTCTTATATAtcttatgtatatatatatatatctatatttctAATTCTCTTCCCTCCCCAAGTCTCTGCAGTCTAAAGGTGAACACATGAAATAATGAATCGGATCCCCCTTTCGCCCCCTTCCTCTCTGTATTCCAGTTAAGACTCTCCCCATAGTATTTGCACTTCATTAAACTTGAAataggtttaatatttaaaacaccGTGAACAgattctaacccccccccccaacccctttGCACACCTCTCCACTTTTTCCTCCTCGCTCTCAGGTTTAATAATCTACTCGCATATTTCCTCCCTAATTCACTCCtccttcattaaaaaaaaccaaaatagATTTAATATTTCAGACTTTGTGGACTTAATTTTTAACCCCTTTTCTTCTTCGGCTTGGTGCTCGACATGCTGTGGGTTAGATAACCACATCGTgtagagagcccccccccccccagtacccCCCCGTCGCTATCCACGTCTTTATCGCTCGTCTTTTTGGTGGTTCATCTGTCTCACTTTTTCCAGTCTACTGTCGCCTCCGTCTTTGTCCTCGAGtgctgtcccccccctccccaccctcccccccacacaccctatttgctctccctctttgtcctcGGACTGCACAGATGATTTCAGCCCTTTCCTCCCACCCTATTGACTTTTGTGGCcgctccacctccctccctttccccttctccctccatcttctccttcccCTTTTTGGAGTCTTTCTACCacacaacgccccccccccccccccccccccccatcccccctcccttccctcctcccccgctctTGTGGGTGTAGCGATGGAGGACTAAAATACTGCTCTTCCCCGTCAGCCTTTCTGTTCGATCCCCACCACGTGAagtgagagaagaagagttCCATTATCACCGTGGCAACCAATCATTTCTCACCACCCACCAGCCGTCTTTGTCAAATGACCTCACATCCTGTTGGACATTGTGGGAAGTCCACCAGCTAAAAAGCCCCTTCCCCGGCACGCCATCGTCACGCCGCACGCACATTCACACTATTCTTTCACACTCTTgctgtctgtctccccccccctctccccccacactctctctcccccctctctgcgTTCTTAATACCGACACCTGCTCTATTTATATTTCGCTGGCTTTAAAAGAGCCATTATGGACAGGAAGCTGCCCCATGcctcccccacaccctcccccacaccccccccccccccctctccggaCAGTGGCTTTTTTCCAAAAACGTCAgggcccccccacctctccacctcctgcGCCTGGAACAGGCCCGGTGAAGGATTGTTgggtggagaagaggaggtggagtgtgtgtgtgtgtgtgtgtgttgggggggttaaAGATTAGCCATCCCACCCAGGGTGCACCTGGGTTGGGCCCATGCGTGTGCGTTCGTCAGCCCACACGCAGCATGTGAACACGCTCATCCTCCTATGAGCTGCATTCCACTCTGCACACGCCTCCTCCTCGCGTCCATCGGGCCGGTCTGAGAatctacccacaatgcaccccGACAGGATGTCCTGTTGGCACAGCgcaggggaggggaagggggtgaggggggggggggggggttctgtggtTAAACATTCACCAAAAGTTCCCCACTTTCAGCTGACGTCCCCCATCAGAGACCCCAAACGTCTGTTACTCAACATCTAGAACTGTATTCATCCAACGCCGCTAAAACCAGGTGGTTGTATTACTCGGCGAGGCGCGATGTGACGGGATgcctctcctccgccctcctccgccctcctccgccctcctcacGGTGATCTGACAGCCGGTAAAACGGGCCACGGAGCCGCGAGCCGGGCTGACGTGTCACTGCGAACATTCACCGGGAGTCGGTCAAGCAGCCTGGATGTGGAgcacgcgtgtgtgcgtgcgtgcgtgtgtgtgtgtgtgtgcgtgcgcgtg
It encodes:
- the zbtb46 gene encoding LOW QUALITY PROTEIN: zinc finger and BTB domain-containing protein 46 (The sequence of the model RefSeq protein was modified relative to this genomic sequence to represent the inferred CDS: deleted 1 base in 1 codon), which encodes MNNRKEDMEISSHYRQLLRELNEQRQHGILCDACVIVDGKIFKAHKNVLLGSSRYFKTLYCQVKKGAEPHHQTTVTHLDIVTATGFKAILDFMYSAHLALTSKNVIEVMSAASYLQMTDIVQACHSFIKAALDISIRSEMADELAEFEMGAVAAAGVSAGGGGGGGVGAGGAGGGAGLGGGGGGTGGGGGGGVGGGIMGMASEALASIMSGRSTSPWLARRTSPANSSGDSAIASCHEGGSTYGKEDQEPPKSHESQEEACHDSQPAWPHDYRPVSVKEEQVSPASSSHPRDTHRGAAQGQGGEQGAGGAGAGGGEGPWQPMSVSGRRKNRKNKDTVRHITQQAERNWDRERDRERDRDSRPGSPLPTMLAVAGWNYSGQDIPGADVTEPNSSDSRGDFFLKQEEALAAEPSYLGPGDSEEAAAGGGGGGTISSVANLKAALMSKNSLLSLRAEMMGDDNPLLFEYLPKGAHSLSLNDFTVIRKKFKCPYCSFSAMHQCILKRHMRSHTGERPYPCEICGKKFTRREHMKRHTLVHSKDKKYVCKVCSRVFMSAASVGIKHGSRRHGVCADCSGRGMAALLDHTGEVGGDISPEEELYPGDRFHDDQAECDEEMMAEADGEMMGDGEEGGGKWKDSGMAGEARGALDNEKEESDSSAPEGEQQNGSERDFAWIS